A region of the Deltaproteobacteria bacterium genome:
ACACCCTTTTTTTCACAAAAAATCTACCAATTCCCATACAGTCAATATCCGTGGACAGGAAACACCGGACAGCATCCTCCGGGGAACAGACAATCGGCTCATTTCGAACGTTGAAAGATGTGTTTAGAACAAGGGGCACACCCGTTAACCTTTTGAACTCATAGATGAGCTCCCAATACAGGGGATTCGCCGATCGAGATACCGTTTGCAATCGGGCAGACCCATCGACGTGAGTAACGGCTGGAATTTTTGCCCTGTAGGCATCTTTCACAGGAGCTGTGAACAGCATAAAGGGTGACGAAGACAGTCCCTGCATATCGAAATATTCCTGAGCATCTTCCTCAAGTACTGAGGGGGCAAAAGGCCGAAAAGGCTCCCTCCGCTTTACTTTTTCGTTTATTCTGTCTTTCATCCCATCATCACGAGGGTCAGCCAGTATACTCCTGTTACCGAGAGCCCGCGGGCCAAATTCCATCCTACCCTGAAACCACCCTGCCACCTTGCCCCTTGCTAATTCGATCGCGACGGTTTGTTCGATGTTATCCACTATCTCCCACTGAATCCTCTCCCTGTATAGGTGAAGAGAGACAAGGATCTCTCCCTCATCGTACTCAGGGCCCAGATACACCTGATTCCATCGAGAATCGTGAGCCGGAGACCGATTATTCTTCTGATAATAGGCATTCAGGGCCGCTCCAACGCTGCAGCCCTCATCGCTCGCCGCAGGTTGCACGAAAATGTCATCGAAGAGCCCGGAACGGGCTATAACTCCGTTGAGAGAGCAGTTCAGCGCTACGCCGCCCGCAAGGCACAGACGAGTTATCCCCGTAGTGGAACGGGCGTGGGTCAGCGAATGCAAAACGGCACGGTAAAGTGCCTCCTGAAGGGCCGCCGCAACATCCGCATGACGATCCTCGATCTGATCGTCAGGCCGTCTTGGAGGACCGAGTTCTCCAATGATCAGATCCTTAAAAGTATCCTGTGCGAGCAAAGGCGTGGAGTATCTTCCCTCACTCTCCAGATGGACGATCGATTCAAAGAAATCACGGTATCGACAGGGGTCTCCATACGCAGCCAGCCCCATCACCTTGTACTCGTCCCCCAAGCTCCGAAAACCTAAGAAAACCGTAACAATTAGGTAAAGGGCGCCGAGCGATGTTGGCAGGAACACACGACGCAACTCCCTGATATTCGAACCCTCCCCGACTGCGAGGATAGAACTCTCCAACTCCCCCGTACCGTCGAGGGTCAATATCAAGGCCTCATCGAAACCCGACGCGTAGTATGCACTCGCCGCGTGTGAATCGTGATGGCGCACAGGGATAAAAACATCAGGCCTAGTTCCCACCATTCGCTCGAACTGTTCGAGGACCGCACTCCGGCACAACATCGTCCGATACAACTGCATATACGACTCCTCAACCTTTCCCGCAGCGCCATCCGATAGAAAGGGCCTCAGCAGTTCCAATCGCTTTGCGATAAGGGGCAATTGAAAGTCGCAATAGTGTGCCACCATGTCCACTTCATCGATGGTGATACCGGCCGTATCGAGACAGTATGCCACTGCATTGACCGGAAGCAAAGTATTCCCCGCCAGATTGAGCGCATGTTTAGCGCGAGTGAATCTCTCTTCGGCAGCACATGCCAAAACCTCTCCATCGACCACAATTGCAGCTGAGGCATCATGGCCTAAATAGCCGAGGGGAAACATGGAAAAGGGAACTTCACCATCCCTGAAAGAGAATATACCGTCGAACCCAAGATCCGTTTTCGCAAAGAGGCTTCTTCCGCCGCCGGGAAGACGCGAATCCCTCGTAAAACCCGTGTAGCCGAGCACAATCATCCTTCATCGCCTCTTCCGTTTGTGCCCTTACGGAGTGTTACGAAGTAACGGTCAGGCTTCAGCATGAGATCGAGTGCAATAAGCTGCTCCCTTTTCGGCAAGAGTTCGAACCGCTCCACCAGTTCAGGCGAACTGATGTAACGGGAAACGCTCTCAGCCACCCCGAGCCACCTGTCGATCTCGAAGCCAGTCGTGAATACCAGATCGAGAAGTTCTCTCATTTCGATGAGCGTTTCATGTGGATTTAAAAACTGGTCGGCAATCCAGGCAGGCTCTTTGATAATCTTCTCCTTCGCCGAATCAGACAGCGAATCACCGAACAGGTCACTCAAGACGTTCCCACCTCCTGTGCTCAAAGCAAAATCACGGGCGAGTTCCACCGGATCAGCTGAGTCCGGCTTTACAGATAGAAGCATATCGAGCAAACACCGGTTGAGAGAGTGGCGGTACCTTCCGTGGCGGCCATAGACCCAGAGGTAGAATTCACCATCATCCTTCATCACATTCTTGAGATTGGTGAGAACCTGTCCCATGTTTTGCGTGTGATGCAGTACGCCAAGACAGAGGATGAAGTCAAAGGGCTCATCATCGAGCCCGGGTTTCATGAGGTCCCATTTTTGAAAGCGGATGTTTCGCAGCCCCGCTTTTTGAGCCGCCTTCTTCGCAATAGAAAGCGACGGTGATGATATATCCACCCCTAGAAAGTCAACATTGCTGTGCTGTTTCGCCAGGGAAACAGACGTGTTCCCCGTCCCGCATCCAGCATCCAGAACCCTCCTCCTAACAGTTTCTCCACCGTCCCTTCCAGATAGCCTCTTCGTCATCCGCCGCATGAGAATCAGGCCGTCCTGATCAGGTGGTCGGACGCTCGGAAATTGGTAAAGCTCGTAGAATCGCCGTACCTTACCGGTCACATCACCATCTGCATTGGAAATTATCTCCTCACCCGTCACCCTGTTATAACCATCACCTTCACACATAGAATTCCTTCGCTCTGGAAAATCTTTCTGCGACGATGAAGTATCTCCGGAGATGTTTTCTCGCCACTTCATCCCGAACCTCATCTAACATCATCTGAGAACTGACGACATAGGCCATGAAAAACCCGTCTATCTCTCTCTGAGTAAAATAATTCGGCAGCACCCTAAGGGCATTGTCGATCCTCTCCTTCGTGAAGGCGAACTCCTGTATCGCTTTCTTCTTCAAATGAACGAGCCTCTCGAGGCTGAAATCGTAGGGTCCCTCTCCCACCTGCACGTAATCACGCTGCACACTGTAACCATCTTCCTTGAAATAGCCGAGTGATCGGGCCAGGCGGTACAGTTCCGTACCGGGAAAGTAAACGACGGTAAAATATGTGGCGCCGCACAGTGCAGACGCCTTTGCAAACTCGATCGTCTGAAGCGCCTCTTCTTCGGTTTCCGTGGGAAATCCAAGCATGAAGAAACCACGGGATATAACACCCACTTTCGCCGTATACTCGATCGCGCGAAATACCCTGTCGAGCTTCAGGTTTTTCCTTATCAACTTCTGCAACCTCGGTGATGCCGTCTCTACAGCATAGGAAATAAATTTCGTTCCCGCCTCTGCCATCTTGTCTATGAGTTCCTCATCCATCATGTCGCCTCGCACTCCGTTGGGAAAAGAAAATGTCAGGTTCATTCCGCTCTTGATAATGAGATCGCATATCGCCTTGGCACGGTTTGGATTGAAGTTAAATATGTCGTCTATGATCTGGAAATCTGTAATGCCATACCGATCATGGAGGAATCGGATTTCAGCAAGAACGTTCTCAGGTGATCTTGCGCGAAACTTCTTGCCCAGGATATGGTGGCAGTACATACACCGGTACGCGCAGCCCCTCGTGGTAAGAATATTGCCATGGGGTTGATAGATCTTGGACGAGAAGGTCAGGTACTGGTTTGAGAATTCATCGAGGTCGACCAGCGAATAGTCCGGAAAGGGAAGTGAGTCGAGATCGAGATTCAAAAGCCGTGGCCCGTTCCTCACAACCTTTCCATCACACAGATAAGCGATACCGGGAATATCGGTCACAGGAGCTCGTTCAAGCAAGCGACCCACGAGGTCGTTTGCCGTTAACTCGCCCTCTCCTATGACCACGAAGTCTATAGTTCCACTCTTAATCGGTTCCTCCGGATCATCAGTAGGATACGGCCCCCCCGCAACGAGGAAACAGTCACTGTTCCAATCCTTAACAGTTTCTGCGAGGACAAACATGGAATCCTTCCCTATCGTTAAACATCGAATTCCAACCATATCTGGTTGCCACTCTTCCAGGATTTCCCTTGTTTTTCTTCGCTCATCATCATGCTGGTTCGGTTTCGATATGAGTGTCCAGATCCGAATCGTAACCCGGTTCCCAAACTGTTTTTTCAACGAAGAGGCAATATACATGAGACCCAGGGAATGCTCCACCGATGGCCACACTTCTTCCAGCGTAGTCCGCAATATATCTATGAGCAGAATTCTCATATCACCTCAACCCAT
Encoded here:
- a CDS encoding nodulation protein encodes the protein MIVLGYTGFTRDSRLPGGGRSLFAKTDLGFDGIFSFRDGEVPFSMFPLGYLGHDASAAIVVDGEVLACAAEERFTRAKHALNLAGNTLLPVNAVAYCLDTAGITIDEVDMVAHYCDFQLPLIAKRLELLRPFLSDGAAGKVEESYMQLYRTMLCRSAVLEQFERMVGTRPDVFIPVRHHDSHAASAYYASGFDEALILTLDGTGELESSILAVGEGSNIRELRRVFLPTSLGALYLIVTVFLGFRSLGDEYKVMGLAAYGDPCRYRDFFESIVHLESEGRYSTPLLAQDTFKDLIIGELGPPRRPDDQIEDRHADVAAALQEALYRAVLHSLTHARSTTGITRLCLAGGVALNCSLNGVIARSGLFDDIFVQPAASDEGCSVGAALNAYYQKNNRSPAHDSRWNQVYLGPEYDEGEILVSLHLYRERIQWEIVDNIEQTVAIELARGKVAGWFQGRMEFGPRALGNRSILADPRDDGMKDRINEKVKRREPFRPFAPSVLEEDAQEYFDMQGLSSSPFMLFTAPVKDAYRAKIPAVTHVDGSARLQTVSRSANPLYWELIYEFKRLTGVPLVLNTSFNVRNEPIVCSPEDAVRCFLSTDIDCMGIGRFFVKKRV
- a CDS encoding methyltransferase domain-containing protein yields the protein MKWRENISGDTSSSQKDFPERRNSMCEGDGYNRVTGEEIISNADGDVTGKVRRFYELYQFPSVRPPDQDGLILMRRMTKRLSGRDGGETVRRRVLDAGCGTGNTSVSLAKQHSNVDFLGVDISSPSLSIAKKAAQKAGLRNIRFQKWDLMKPGLDDEPFDFILCLGVLHHTQNMGQVLTNLKNVMKDDGEFYLWVYGRHGRYRHSLNRCLLDMLLSVKPDSADPVELARDFALSTGGGNVLSDLFGDSLSDSAKEKIIKEPAWIADQFLNPHETLIEMRELLDLVFTTGFEIDRWLGVAESVSRYISSPELVERFELLPKREQLIALDLMLKPDRYFVTLRKGTNGRGDEG
- a CDS encoding radical SAM protein, producing the protein MRILLIDILRTTLEEVWPSVEHSLGLMYIASSLKKQFGNRVTIRIWTLISKPNQHDDERRKTREILEEWQPDMVGIRCLTIGKDSMFVLAETVKDWNSDCFLVAGGPYPTDDPEEPIKSGTIDFVVIGEGELTANDLVGRLLERAPVTDIPGIAYLCDGKVVRNGPRLLNLDLDSLPFPDYSLVDLDEFSNQYLTFSSKIYQPHGNILTTRGCAYRCMYCHHILGKKFRARSPENVLAEIRFLHDRYGITDFQIIDDIFNFNPNRAKAICDLIIKSGMNLTFSFPNGVRGDMMDEELIDKMAEAGTKFISYAVETASPRLQKLIRKNLKLDRVFRAIEYTAKVGVISRGFFMLGFPTETEEEALQTIEFAKASALCGATYFTVVYFPGTELYRLARSLGYFKEDGYSVQRDYVQVGEGPYDFSLERLVHLKKKAIQEFAFTKERIDNALRVLPNYFTQREIDGFFMAYVVSSQMMLDEVRDEVARKHLRRYFIVAERFSRAKEFYV